Below is a window of Impatiens glandulifera chromosome 2, dImpGla2.1, whole genome shotgun sequence DNA.
TGGGGGTGGAGATGGGGATGgaggaggaggtgacttgtagtagtatggtggtggaggagatggCGATGGTGGTGGGGGAGATTTGTAATAgtatggtggtggaggagatggCGATGGTGGTGGGGGAGACTTGTAATAGTACGGTGGTGGTGGAGATGGggatggtggtggtggagatttgtaatagtagggtggtggtggagatggtgatggtggtggaggagatttGTAATAATATGGGGGTGGAGGAGATGGTGATGGTGGTGGGGGAGATTTGTAGTAGTACGGTGGTGGTGGAGATGGTGATGGCGGTGGGGGAGACTTGTAGTAGTACGGTGGTGGTGGAGATGGTGATGGCGGTGGGGGAGACTTATAGTAGTATGGTGGAGGAGGAGATTTCACGGGTGGGGGTGGTGACTTATAATAATAAGGTGGTGGAGGTGATTTATAAGCATAAGttggaggtggtggtggtgatttGTAATAGTAGACCGGAGGAGGTGGAGGTGGTGATTTGTAATAGTATGGTGTAGGAGTTGGTGGCTTAGGTTTAGGCTTTTCACATTCCTTGTAAGGAGTCTTTGGGGCATAAGCAAATGGCTTGGCAGAGAGCACCACTTCATATCCGGTTTTGGACTTAACCTTCAACTTGGCACCTGTCTTTCCCCAGTGGAGGTTAGTCGGGATGTTGCATGCTGAGCCCTTAGGTGCGGCGTGGAGTTTGGCCTTACATGCCTCGGCTccatatttattgtaattaaaGCCATCAACGGTTATTGCGAACTTTCCGTTGATCTTGGTTTTACCATAAGCTACAATTTCCTTTTTGCCAATTGTACAGGTAACTTCCACAACAGCACCTATCCATGTGCATAAAACAATAagaattacataaaataaaaagaagacaTTTTATAATGTAAATACATCAACCAACAATATTACACATGTCCACTAAAAGAACTAAAACATCATAATTACTTCAACTACTTTCTTAAACAATAaagtattttctttattattaaaaaaacgttataaataaattcacttattttaagatgaatatttaattttaattgaccttataatcatataattatttggttactaaattagaaattcaattatcaataataaaaaattcataaatagaCTACATATATATATCACCTTTTTTTCAACTCCTTTCAACtttattataactaatttattgaaTTGTACAAATTTTAAtctagaaaaatataatttcaaaaaattgattattttgtaggagttaatattatatttttgcaAGAAGATAAAGATTGTACCTTTAAGATGTTTCTTGTCATGAGACTTCTTAGGATATGTCCAATCATAACACCTGTAGCAGTAGACTTTCCCGACCACCTTCACAACCAATGGGTGATTAGGGTGAGGAGGATAGTAAgctggtggtggtggagacttaTAGTAGTAAGGagatggtggaggaggtgacttataAATGTAAGTTGGTGAAGGTGGTGGCGGTGATTTGTAATAGTAGGGAGGTGGTGGAGAAGGTGATGGCGGTGGTGGGGATTTGTAATAGTAGGGAGGTGGTGGAGAAGGTGATGGCGGTGGAGGGGATTTGTAATAGTAGGGAGGCGGTGGAGATGGGGATGGAGGAGGTGGTGACTTGTAGTAGTATGGCGGTGGAGGAGACGGAGATGGAGGAGGTGGTGACTTGTAGTAGTATGGCGGTGGAGGAGACGGAGATGGAGGAGGTGGGGACTTGTAGTAGTATGGCGGTGGAGGAGATGGGGATGGAGGAGGTGGTGACTTGTAATAGTATGGTGGAGGAGGAGATGGAGATGGGGGAGGAGGAGATTTGTAGTAGTATGGAGGAGGCGGTGATGGGGATGGGGGAGGAGGAGATTTGTAGTAGTATGGAGGAGGCGGTGATGGAGAgggtggtggtggagacttaTAGTAGTAAGGAGGTGGAGGAGACGGGGATGGAGGAGGTGGTGACTTGTAGTAGTATGGCGGCGGAGGAGACGGGGATGGAGGAGGTGGTGACTTGTAGTAGTATGGCGGCGGAGGAGACGGGGATGGCGGTGGTGGTGATTTGTAATAGTATGGAGGAGGAGGTGAAGGTGATGGTGGCGGTGGGGATTTGTAATAATAAGGTGGTGGTGGAGACGGTGATGGAGGAGGAGGTGATTTGTAGTAGTATGGAGGAGGCGGTGATGGGGAGGGGGGTGGTGGTGATTTATAATAATAGGGTGGCGGTGGAGATGGAGACGGTGGAGGAGGGGATTTGTAATAGTATGGAGGAGGAGGTGAAGGGGAAGGCGGTGGCGGGGACTTGTAGTAGTACGGTGGTGGAGGAGACGGTGAAGGCGGTGGTGGTGACTTGTACACGTAAGGCGGTGGAGGTGACGGAGATGGTGGCGGGGGAGATTTGTACACGTAAGGCGGTGGAGGTGAAGGAGACGGTGGTGGAGGGGATTTATAGACGTAAGGCGGTGGAGGTGAGGGAGAAGGAGGAGGTGGCGATTTGTAGAGAtacggcggcggcggcgatgGAGATGGGGGAGGCGGTGACTTGTATTCGTAAGGAGGAGGTGGGGAAGAATACAAGTAAGGATCAGCAGATACTGAAATGGTGAAAAGGGTCGCTAAAGCCACTCCGATGAATAAATGTGGCAAAAGACGGCCCCTTATGGGACCGCCGCCACGACGATCTCTCATGGCTGGTGCCGGAGGATGGAGAGAAAAAGGATAGAGAAAAGAAAGATGGGGGAAGTTGTCTGGTTTGAATGGGAGTGTGAAGAAAGGTTTTATAGGACAAAAAAGAGATTAAAGTCGTTGAGAGGGAGCTGTCAATTAGGGACCATTTCCTTCCTTCGATGGCTATTGGTTACTATACTACTTGCCAGCTGCTGGAAATAACAATCTTTCTTCCTCAAGGTATTATCCTATGCCCGACTCTACCTGATTATTCCTCccctttttttcttaattaattattattattagtaataaCGTGTTTGACAACTTGtgtttcttttttctttgtttactcatataatatatagtaattatatttattttcaaaattatatatatatatatatatataaaacttaaccATAGTTTCTACGTACTTTCTAAAGTTAATAATGAGATTAGCTGATTAATAATACAATCAATCATCTACTAATAATTCACCTGCTACAttttaaacacaattaaaaGTATACGGTCATTgaattaactttaattttaattgatatctCAGTTTCATCAAAccttatcaattatttaatgaattctTTATTGATTACACTACTCCAGCACGACACACATTCAATATTTTCCTCAATAACCCATGTTTTCTTTTCACATTCTAtcaatttgtttgattaatcaatagatatgattaattaattaattaattaaaaattacttaACTTATCAAATACATAAATGTAGTAAATATTCttttgttatattaattatagtttaatttacATATGACCGGGCAACTTTGATGAACTACATTGAAAATAGTATGTTTAATTGAATAGGATTAATTTCTAAGTTGGAAACAGCTAATTAACTGATcatcataattaaatttgaatatataccTATTCATTTGACAATTGACATTGATAATTGTCACAATTATTGAACCAACCATAGTTGAAtttttgaaagttttttttttttctaatttattgtgaatcataataaataactaatttaggTTATTTTATTTGGGACGAAAGATAAAGAATGCATGTAGTTGTTTCTAAATGTAGGGGCATAGGATGCTTTAGTTCTATACTTACCTAAAAAACATTATTCCACCTCCCTAGTTTACTTTGTTATCTACAAATaggaattaattaatcaatttcatctatatttaacatataaattaatcatcaaGTTATTCTCTTAAAAGATGAAACTTTAATTAAACTTCACCTATAATAATAtgatctttctttctctctatatatattgataagattttatttaagtaatgagttatatataacaaaataatttttaaataatacaaaataacatcgataaattaaaataatttgaaaatttatatgttaaattgtatgcctaatttataaaaataaaaatttcaaataaaaaataatcaataatcaaacaatGTATTAAAGGTGACTTTATAgacaaattcatttgaattttataacgGTCCAAATATAATCAACcaacaaatttataaacatattttcataataataagaaattcttataaataataaaaagaaacatgaaaaatggtatacatataaaaaaatcaattacaataactatttattaaatatataaaaataataatcggAGAAtaaataacatgttttttttaaataagttgaacttttaaattagatattttctttccttttctgtattgacaaaatatatataatatatatatataaggagagagagagaatgaggAATGGTATCCCATCCATATGCATTGATGCAACATGAtgttttgaaaataacaaaagtgacaagttattttcaaattcttactagcttttattattatatatataataattaattctttagtCGCCTTTAATAAAGcattataattctttttaaaattataatccaatatttcattttaatctatttatGGGACAACTTGATGTATACTTATAATACTCATCTGAGCAGGAAGGTAAAATAACCCCTTCCTGCATTCCATTTCAATatgttattttcaataaaaatttaaaccTAAAAGTAGAGTAGTCATTTTTGTCAAAGTATCttgatatgtatatatatttcattcttAAGGTTTAATTCAAAGAAAGTaattaaaacgtttaaaaaatatcaaattatgcTTCGGTTTGGGGAATTCAAATGTTCTAAGGACCTAAATTTACAATCCGTCACACCATATTTGACAATTCAAGTGCGTatcaagttttaaaaaaaaaaaaatagaatccACTTCAGATAAAATCAAAAGAATAAcacacttattttttattttattttaaacgtAGGTAGTTGACGCACCATccataatttttatcttttcaacTTATGGTGTTTTATATGAGAATCGAATTTGtaacttttattattagtatttttttttttaaatgattagtgttaaataaaatatgactTCCAATTTCAATAATAGGTGAAACATAtatgcataaaaaaatatagactCGATGACTATTCCTTTATAACACATAATTGAATGTGATTTCTCAATAATGAGAAAGTGCCATGTGCAAGCAAGAGGGTTCCAGGCTTTTATGCTTATATTATTTAGGgaataaatgagaaaataaaatattagtttaagtggtaaaattttaaatagaccACCAAACTTTAGTTTGGTTCACATATTTAACCAAACTTAAGGAAACAAACTCTAATAGCCCACTTTAATAAGATAATCACGAGGTTATCCGAGAAATTCATAATCCTATAGTAAATACTTAAAACTGTCACactaataaacttaaaacataaGCTTTGAATAAtgtagtaaaaaaataataatctatttaaaGTTCAGTACATTATTTGAAatctttgtaaaaaaaatatatttatttattttcctattaattaaattaaagtacCATGCATGTTCAAATTTCAAACATTGTCCTTAAAGTCTATTTTGGCCCTCCAATTTAAGGGATTAGGTTGGAAGGacaatttaaatatgaattctATACAGTTATTGAAACATGCACGTACGTGGAAGAATATtcaacaatttcttcttctAATTAGGATGGCAGAAAAGTCAAATTACAcctcataaatatatataatatatatattttgtttgtatatccttaatttaatttatggcCCATCcctcttaaaaaaaatagaaatttgaaAAGATTTGTCGGATTAAGAGAGTAGTtgagataataatattttatttaatagctCTCAACGGAAACGTACAGTTTTAATTGTAAAAACATGTGTCAACTATCAATTCATATGAAAATGtgatttattttctaattttaaaacctaattaatcagtttacaaattaatatttaattattaattagaggcctttatttaaatatttcaaggatttatttaaataacattattccattgagtatttaaaaaatatataaagagatttaaagttattcatatataataaataaacattattttttaaataaaataaaaataattttcaatatttaagtggtataataaataagattataaataaaaaatataatactttatttaaataatctgaaCATATTAGGGAGTTTACCTATAcctatatattaagatatatataatcttgaaatatttttttaagttgagttcaaagatattaattataataattaatatatatcctcatttttatcaatttgagtcattatttaattcttttaaaaaataatat
It encodes the following:
- the LOC124926393 gene encoding extensin-2-like, encoding MRDRRGGGPIRGRLLPHLFIGVALATLFTISVSADPYLYSSPPPPYEYKSPPPPSPSPPPPYLYKSPPPPSPSPPPPYVYKSPPPPSPSPPPPYVYKSPPPPSPSPPPPYVYKSPPPPSPSPPPPYYYKSPPPPSPSPPPPYYYKSPPPPSPSPPPPYYYKSPPPPSPSPPPPYYYKSPPPPSPSPPPPYYYKSPPPPSPSPPPPYYYKSPPPPSPSPPPPYYYKSPPPPSPSPPPPYYYKSPPPPSPSPPPPYYYKSPPPPSPSPPPPYYYKSPPPPSPSPPPPYYYKSPPPPSPSPPPPYYYKSPPPPSPSPPPPYYYKSPPPPSPSPPPPYYYKSPPPPSPSPPPPYYYKSPPPPSPSPPPPYYYKSPPPPSPSPPPPYYYKSPPPPSPSPPPPYYYKSPPPPSPTYIYKSPPPPSPYYYKSPPPPAYYPPHPNHPLVVKVVGKVYCYRCYDWTYPKKSHDKKHLKGAVVEVTCTIGKKEIVAYGKTKINGKFAITVDGFNYNKYGAEACKAKLHAAPKGSACNIPTNLHWGKTGAKLKVKSKTGYEVVLSAKPFAYAPKTPYKECEKPKPKPPTPTPYYYKSPPPPPPVYYYKSPPPPPTYAYKSPPPPYYYKSPPPPVKSPPPPYYYKSPPPPSPSPPPPYYYKSPPPPSPSPPPPYYYKSPPPPSPSPPPPYYYKSPPPPSPSPPPPYYYKSPPPPSPSPPPPYYYKSPPPPSPSPPPPYYYKSPPPPSPSPPPPYYYKSPPPPSPSPPPPYYYKSPPPPSPSPPPPYYYKSPPPPSPSPPPPYYYKSPPPPSPSPPPPYYYKSPPPPSPSPPPPYYYKSPPPPSPSPPPPYYYKSPPPPSPSPSPPPPYYYKSPPPPSPSPPPPYYYKSPPPPSPSPPPPYYYKSPPPPSPSPPPPYYYKSPPPPSPSPPPPYYYKSPPPPSPSPPPPYYYKSPPPPSPSPPPPYYYKSPPPPSPSPPPPYYYKSPPPPSPSPPPPYYYKSPPPPSPSPPPPYYYKSPPPPSPSPPPPYYYKSPPPPSPSPPPPYYYKSPPPPSPSPPPPYYYKSPPPPSPSPPPPYYYKSPPPPSPSPPPPYYYKSPPPPSPSPPPPYYYKSPPPPSPSPPPPYYYKSPPPPSPSPPPPYYYSSPPPPLKSPPPPVYLYGSPPPPYHY